Proteins encoded in a region of the Desulfobacterales bacterium genome:
- a CDS encoding NAD(P)-dependent oxidoreductase, whose amino-acid sequence MRTNLELSGKTHGIIGLGRIGSRVAVRCRAFGMRVLYYKRNRDLDLERSAGVAYVPLETLLRESDSISLHIPLTPETMNLIDTPQFEMMKRTVLLVNHSRGTVVNEQALVRALREGGVGGYATDVYEQEPPDPESELLSFKNVIASPHLGGGTREARARANRTVAEDVVSVLRGALPKNLVNSEVLQGGLPVTGGG is encoded by the coding sequence ATCCGGACCAATCTGGAACTCAGCGGCAAGACGCACGGGATCATCGGCCTGGGGCGGATCGGGAGCCGGGTCGCCGTCCGGTGCCGGGCCTTCGGCATGCGGGTGCTCTACTACAAGCGGAACAGGGACCTGGATTTGGAGCGGTCCGCCGGGGTTGCGTATGTACCCCTCGAAACCCTGCTTCGAGAGTCCGACAGCATCAGCCTGCACATCCCCCTGACCCCCGAGACAATGAACCTGATCGACACGCCCCAGTTTGAAATGATGAAGCGGACGGTCCTGCTGGTCAATCACTCCCGCGGCACCGTTGTGAATGAGCAGGCCCTGGTCCGGGCGCTCAGGGAGGGTGGCGTCGGGGGCTACGCCACGGATGTTTATGAGCAGGAACCGCCGGACCCGGAAAGCGAGCTCCTCAGCTTCAAGAACGTGATCGCCTCGCCGCACCTGGGCGGGGGGACCCGCGAGGCCCGGGCCCGGGCCAACAGGACGGTGGCCGAGGATGTGGTCAGCGTTCTGCGCGGCGCGCTACCGAAAAACCTGGTGAACAGTGAAGTTCTACAAGGGGGGCTTCCGGTTACCGGCGGGGGATGA
- a CDS encoding aldolase/citrate lyase family protein: MELKKNPIKQALRNGQTVFGLNIGVPSPVMVELAAYAGFDFVRIDTSHNAYDLPTIVNLIRAAEAAGITPMARVDNDPYLIANILEAGAMGLFIPDVSTAEKARAVVDAVHFAPLGDRGTYSAARVMRYGRVSSGDYTRWSNEELLLGVQIESKEAADNLEETLNVEGIDLIGSGRGDLSNSLGMTGQKDHPAVLALEEKIFETAKRHGKFTSVNLDPGAPNFAETVASWKKKAQVITLGHDIPFIRKMFSDAVKTARKS; the protein is encoded by the coding sequence ATGGAACTGAAAAAAAATCCAATCAAGCAGGCGCTCAGAAACGGGCAGACCGTGTTCGGGCTGAATATCGGCGTTCCCTCGCCGGTGATGGTGGAGTTGGCCGCATATGCGGGATTCGATTTCGTTCGCATCGACACCAGCCACAACGCCTATGATCTTCCGACAATCGTCAACCTGATCCGAGCCGCCGAGGCGGCCGGCATCACGCCCATGGCCCGGGTCGACAACGACCCGTATCTGATTGCGAACATCCTGGAGGCGGGAGCCATGGGTCTGTTCATCCCCGACGTCTCGACGGCGGAAAAGGCCAGGGCTGTGGTGGATGCCGTCCACTTCGCCCCGCTGGGAGACCGGGGGACTTACAGCGCCGCCAGGGTGATGCGGTACGGGAGGGTCAGCAGCGGTGATTACACCCGATGGTCGAATGAGGAGCTCCTGCTGGGCGTCCAGATCGAATCGAAAGAGGCAGCCGACAACCTGGAAGAAACCTTGAACGTGGAGGGGATCGATCTGATCGGCAGCGGCCGGGGCGATCTATCGAACTCATTAGGCATGACCGGTCAGAAGGACCACCCGGCGGTTCTGGCCCTGGAGGAAAAAATTTTCGAAACGGCCAAGCGCCATGGGAAATTCACATCGGTAAATCTCGATCCAGGCGCCCCGAACTTCGCTGAGACCGTCGCATCGTGGAAAAAAAAGGCGCAGGTCATTACCCTGGGACACGATATTCCGTTCATCCGGAAGATGTTTTCGGATGCCGTTAAAACGGCGCGTAAAAGCTGA
- a CDS encoding amidohydrolase family protein — MKASPNSGPPRLSCDSHFHVFGTAERYPYGDDLRYKPPYAPFDEFLAFSRGLGFERWVLVQPSAYGRDNACMLDAMGTLPGCRGIVDVHEDVPDAEIEALNAAGVCGVRINVRPIKPPDPGFGKTLLPRIMRLDARCAELGWILGFLLPGWLTQELMGTLRQLKARFMLAHMGMFLARDGVNQAGFQQLLDLLRHGEGCCWVKLTGLYRMSVAPGFADAGPMMQALVETAPDRLIWGSDHPHLSFADNTGTVELFNFFGRWVPDADNRRRILVDNPQQLFKF; from the coding sequence ATGAAGGCGAGCCCGAATTCAGGGCCCCCCCGTTTGTCCTGCGACAGCCACTTTCACGTCTTCGGTACCGCCGAACGTTACCCCTACGGGGACGACCTGCGCTACAAGCCCCCCTATGCGCCCTTCGACGAATTTCTGGCGTTCTCCCGGGGGCTTGGGTTCGAGCGCTGGGTTCTGGTGCAACCGAGCGCTTACGGTCGGGATAACGCCTGCATGCTCGATGCGATGGGAACCCTGCCCGGGTGCCGGGGGATCGTCGATGTTCACGAGGATGTGCCCGATGCTGAGATCGAGGCGCTCAACGCAGCGGGTGTGTGCGGTGTCCGCATCAATGTCCGTCCGATCAAGCCCCCCGATCCGGGCTTCGGTAAAACGCTCCTGCCCCGCATCATGCGGCTCGATGCACGCTGTGCCGAGTTGGGTTGGATCCTCGGTTTTCTGCTGCCGGGATGGCTGACCCAAGAGCTGATGGGTACGCTGCGGCAGCTCAAGGCCCGTTTCATGCTCGCCCACATGGGGATGTTCCTGGCCCGCGACGGAGTCAACCAGGCGGGATTCCAGCAGCTGCTGGATCTTTTGCGGCACGGGGAGGGGTGCTGCTGGGTAAAACTGACGGGTCTTTACCGGATGTCCGTCGCCCCCGGGTTTGCCGATGCGGGTCCGATGATGCAGGCGCTGGTAGAAACGGCGCCCGACCGGCTCATTTGGGGCAGCGACCACCCCCATCTCTCTTTTGCGGACAATACGGGAACCGTCGAACTCTTTAACTTCTTCGGCCGGTGGGTGCCCGATGCAGACAACCGACGCCGGATCTTGGTCGACAACCCCCAGCAGTTATTCAAATTCTAA
- a CDS encoding Gfo/Idh/MocA family oxidoreductase, producing the protein MKKKSSISGRLRVGMAGAGRITDYHLLAWKGLKTADVVAIADPLIERASDRSKEFDIPGVYDDVADMLAGENLDILDIVSPNPFHAEHVRLAAEHHIDALCQKPLTDTLAEAENLVSEVGGKIRLMVNESRRFRSDFRQIAAWLSEGRLGDVLQCQMIMNRSGYLPDKNGRRPAIDKSPAKATLKRLLILGVLIHQLDVLRFLIGPLNVIAARATRTEADLAGETLATIFMETSNGAPVVLAGNFVAPGFGVTVSDRLELIGSKASIILEPGNLRLLGPEACTVAYDMKKEYQTCFSAAIAHFTECIRTGKPFESDPRDNLETLRLVEAAYKTASLDAV; encoded by the coding sequence ATGAAAAAAAAGAGCAGCATATCCGGCCGGCTGCGCGTCGGCATGGCCGGTGCCGGTCGAATTACCGATTACCATCTTCTGGCATGGAAGGGTTTAAAAACCGCGGACGTTGTCGCCATAGCAGACCCCTTGATAGAGAGAGCGTCAGACCGATCCAAAGAATTCGACATCCCGGGTGTTTATGACGATGTGGCCGATATGCTGGCCGGAGAAAATCTCGACATTCTGGATATCGTTTCACCCAATCCGTTTCACGCCGAACATGTCCGGCTTGCCGCCGAACATCACATTGATGCCTTGTGTCAAAAACCTTTAACCGACACGCTGGCGGAAGCCGAAAACCTGGTGAGCGAAGTCGGCGGCAAAATTCGGCTGATGGTCAACGAAAGCAGGCGCTTTAGATCCGACTTCCGGCAAATCGCCGCCTGGTTGTCTGAGGGAAGGCTGGGGGATGTCCTGCAGTGCCAGATGATCATGAACCGGTCCGGTTATCTGCCGGACAAGAACGGTCGGCGCCCTGCGATTGATAAGTCCCCTGCCAAAGCGACCTTAAAGCGCCTTCTCATCCTGGGCGTTTTAATTCATCAGCTGGATGTTCTCAGGTTCCTGATCGGACCGCTGAACGTCATTGCGGCTCGGGCCACACGGACGGAAGCGGACCTGGCCGGCGAAACCCTGGCGACCATATTTATGGAGACATCAAATGGTGCGCCGGTGGTCTTGGCCGGGAATTTTGTAGCCCCCGGATTCGGCGTGACGGTCTCCGACCGGCTCGAACTGATCGGAAGCAAAGCCAGTATTATCCTGGAACCCGGCAACCTCAGGCTCCTTGGCCCGGAAGCGTGCACCGTAGCGTATGACATGAAGAAGGAATACCAGACCTGTTTTAGTGCGGCCATTGCGCATTTTACGGAATGCATCCGGACGGGAAAACCTTTTGAAAGCGACCCCCGCGACAATCTGGAAACGCTTCGCCTGGTTGAAGCAGCCTATAAAACCGCCAGCCTCGATGCCGTTTAA
- a CDS encoding aminopeptidase, with the protein MRNALAVDSLLEKTREVRFTTAEGTDVTMQLCGRKGKAQTGFADQPGKFSGLPDGEATVAPLEGTTQGRIINPYILDKIGQVTEPLQVEIKDGWIVHVEGGKQARQINDLFEKFDANARRMASQFALGMNPDCRIIPDTKEVSKRLGTLHVAMGDNISLGGTIQSGLHIDFVLLNPTVWLDGKLILEDGRLFI; encoded by the coding sequence ATGCGGAACGCCCTGGCAGTGGACTCGTTGCTGGAGAAAACGCGCGAAGTCCGCTTCACCACTGCCGAAGGAACCGATGTGACCATGCAGTTATGCGGCCGCAAGGGGAAAGCCCAGACCGGTTTTGCCGACCAGCCGGGCAAGTTTTCCGGGCTTCCCGACGGAGAAGCCACCGTAGCCCCGCTGGAGGGTACCACCCAGGGCCGCATCATCAACCCCTACATCCTAGACAAGATCGGCCAGGTGACGGAGCCTTTGCAGGTGGAAATCAAGGACGGCTGGATTGTCCATGTGGAAGGCGGAAAACAGGCCCGGCAAATCAATGACCTCTTCGAGAAGTTCGATGCCAATGCCCGGCGGATGGCTTCCCAGTTTGCGCTGGGAATGAACCCTGACTGCCGCATTATCCCCGATACCAAGGAGGTTTCCAAGAGACTGGGGACCCTCCATGTGGCGATGGGAGACAACATCTCCCTTGGCGGAACGATCCAGTCCGGCCTGCACATCGACTTTGTCCTCCTGAATCCCACGGTCTGGCTGGACGGAAAATTGATCCTGGAGGATGGAAGGCTGTTCATATAG
- a CDS encoding MFS transporter yields MTTDAPPKTNSSRRFIVTVVNIMHSLGHVNIQGIPILYPVLRDHFAFGYVGIAFLSLVSQVVTGPMQITFGVLTRFARRFQILGVGNALAFIGTIFMAVSQNFSHLVIGRAFRALGTCTYHPVGGAIMAASFPNDRAKALGLYDTAGNIGNLVAPLLVGALLHVLGWRSVLFILGMPFIITSILCFSVKETADPVPIEIKKRDRFGLQEYKTVFRNRNSLILSLTMMAGAGGRGGGVIQTYLTVLLVDRFDMSVSLSALFFAAYTFGGMFGPLAMGWFSDRTSPLLATRLNLVCFSLSIVSILTPAVPGIPLAVFIFLSGFFIGSRNALLQTLLLQCGTQDARIDTQLSLYFTIGAISGPFWTILVGVLVDQFGMATAIWTMAVSYVVAMIILSFIRLDQSSDKHKPKPTR; encoded by the coding sequence ATGACAACAGACGCCCCCCCAAAAACAAATTCATCACGGCGGTTTATTGTAACCGTTGTTAATATCATGCACAGCCTGGGCCATGTGAACATCCAGGGTATTCCCATCCTCTATCCCGTACTTCGGGACCATTTTGCATTCGGATATGTTGGGATCGCTTTTTTATCCCTGGTCAGCCAGGTCGTTACCGGGCCCATGCAGATTACGTTCGGCGTGTTGACACGTTTTGCCCGTCGCTTTCAAATTTTGGGAGTCGGCAATGCCCTGGCTTTCATCGGAACCATTTTCATGGCCGTCTCCCAGAACTTCAGCCATCTGGTAATCGGTCGAGCGTTCCGCGCCTTGGGTACCTGCACGTATCATCCGGTGGGGGGCGCCATCATGGCCGCCAGTTTCCCCAATGACCGTGCCAAGGCGCTCGGTTTGTACGATACGGCCGGCAATATCGGCAACCTGGTTGCCCCCCTGCTGGTGGGCGCCCTGCTGCACGTGCTGGGCTGGCGATCCGTCCTCTTTATTCTGGGCATGCCGTTTATCATCACAAGCATCCTGTGCTTTTCGGTAAAAGAAACCGCTGATCCGGTTCCCATCGAAATCAAAAAACGGGACCGATTCGGACTGCAGGAATATAAAACGGTATTCAGGAATCGTAATTCATTGATCTTATCACTGACCATGATGGCGGGTGCGGGGGGACGGGGCGGCGGCGTGATCCAAACCTATCTGACCGTTCTCCTGGTTGATCGCTTCGACATGTCGGTCTCTCTATCCGCTCTATTTTTCGCTGCCTACACGTTCGGCGGCATGTTTGGTCCCCTGGCCATGGGGTGGTTTTCAGATCGGACCTCTCCGCTGCTGGCAACACGTCTGAATCTTGTCTGTTTTTCGCTTTCTATTGTATCGATCCTGACCCCTGCTGTTCCCGGAATCCCCCTGGCCGTTTTTATTTTCCTTTCGGGTTTTTTCATCGGATCACGCAATGCACTGTTACAGACCCTCTTGTTACAGTGCGGAACCCAAGATGCCCGAATAGATACGCAGCTAAGCCTCTACTTTACCATCGGGGCGATTTCCGGACCTTTTTGGACCATCCTGGTGGGCGTGCTGGTGGATCAGTTCGGAATGGCGACCGCCATCTGGACGATGGCTGTATCTTACGTGGTGGCAATGATCATTCTCAGCTTTATCCGGCTCGATCAATCTTCGGATAAACATAAACCGAAGCCGACAAGATAG
- a CDS encoding carboxymuconolactone decarboxylase family protein: MSRIPSITTENFNNAQKQLCDRITGGKRSQGRSLDSFFTKEGGLRGPFNAFLYNPVIGEAAQRLGEVLRFEGALSGPLRELAILTAAAKWEAHYEWWAHEKIGRKQGLDDRVIKSLKAGEEPEFGDPAQRLVFAFCRELLVTGHISDRPYAKAVDLLGEAGVVELVFLLGYYTTIAMVLNVFEIPLPEGEQVPF, encoded by the coding sequence ATGAGCCGAATCCCATCCATTACCACTGAAAATTTTAACAATGCCCAAAAACAGCTTTGCGACCGTATTACCGGCGGAAAGCGGTCCCAGGGGCGGTCCCTGGACTCTTTTTTCACAAAAGAAGGCGGTCTCAGGGGTCCCTTCAATGCTTTTTTGTATAACCCGGTTATCGGAGAAGCCGCCCAGCGGCTGGGGGAGGTGTTGCGGTTTGAGGGCGCCCTTTCCGGACCGCTGCGCGAACTGGCCATCCTGACGGCTGCGGCCAAATGGGAGGCTCACTATGAATGGTGGGCCCACGAAAAAATAGGCCGAAAACAGGGGTTGGACGACCGTGTGATAAAAAGCCTGAAAGCAGGCGAGGAGCCGGAGTTTGGCGACCCGGCCCAAAGACTGGTGTTTGCATTCTGCCGGGAGCTCCTTGTAACAGGGCATATATCCGACCGCCCGTACGCAAAGGCGGTTGACCTGTTGGGGGAAGCCGGTGTTGTGGAGCTGGTCTTTTTGTTGGGATACTATACAACCATTGCGATGGTATTAAATGTGTTTGAAATACCGTTGCCGGAAGGAGAGCAGGTACCGTTTTGA
- a CDS encoding peptidyl-alpha-hydroxyglycine alpha-amidating lyase family protein → MILEGGGYKFAVVEGWGALPDGLQLGADIPGVATDSQDRVYVFNRSAHPVVVFEGDGRFLGTWGEHDIPGRPHGITITPDDIVWCTDDWEHTVRKFTLEGRLLQTLGTPNQPADTGYIMDSKTTVGIKAAGPFNRPTKVAVAPSGELYITDGYGNARVHRFTPEGGLVQSWGEAGVGPGQFNLPHAVWVHTDGRVFVCDRENSRIQIFDPAGKHLDSWNIKGRPQSICIDNENRVFISILLWMAGRRTYGGTIMSESVPSGVGVFDLEGNLLTRWGGTNYGEMDSFVSAHGMTLDSQGNMYVVENGQNGLKRLRIDRPNYPSLRKLARLR, encoded by the coding sequence ATGATTTTAGAAGGCGGCGGATACAAGTTCGCGGTTGTCGAGGGGTGGGGAGCCCTTCCGGATGGGCTACAGCTGGGCGCCGATATTCCCGGAGTGGCCACGGACTCCCAGGACCGTGTCTACGTCTTCAACCGCTCAGCGCACCCGGTGGTGGTGTTTGAGGGCGATGGCCGGTTTCTGGGAACCTGGGGTGAGCATGATATCCCGGGTCGTCCCCACGGCATTACGATCACGCCGGACGACATCGTATGGTGCACCGACGACTGGGAACATACCGTTCGCAAGTTCACCCTGGAGGGCAGGCTGCTCCAAACCCTGGGAACGCCGAACCAACCCGCCGACACCGGCTATATCATGGATTCGAAGACGACGGTTGGCATAAAGGCCGCCGGGCCCTTTAACCGTCCCACCAAAGTGGCGGTGGCGCCAAGCGGCGAGCTCTATATCACGGACGGCTACGGCAATGCCCGCGTCCATCGCTTTACCCCGGAGGGGGGGCTGGTGCAGTCATGGGGCGAAGCCGGGGTCGGGCCCGGGCAGTTCAATTTGCCCCACGCCGTTTGGGTCCATACGGACGGCCGGGTGTTTGTGTGCGACCGGGAAAACTCCCGGATACAGATCTTTGATCCCGCGGGAAAACACCTGGACAGTTGGAACATAAAGGGACGCCCGCAATCGATATGTATCGATAACGAAAACCGCGTCTTCATATCGATCCTGCTCTGGATGGCCGGCCGGCGTACTTACGGCGGCACGATAATGTCCGAGTCCGTTCCTTCAGGTGTCGGCGTTTTCGATCTGGAAGGAAACCTGCTGACCAGGTGGGGCGGGACAAACTACGGGGAGATGGACAGCTTTGTCAGCGCCCACGGCATGACCCTCGACTCCCAGGGGAACATGTACGTTGTTGAGAACGGGCAAAACGGTTTGAAGCGATTGAGGATCGACCGCCCCAATTATCCGTCCCTGCGCAAACTGGCCCGATTAAGATAA
- a CDS encoding EamA family transporter — protein sequence MLKKYFDSAIQRLSPQGRAVLALIALVFLWGYNWVVMKVAVQYAAPFDYAALRLFLGGICLLAVLVWLGKPILPKEIPGTFLSGSLQLGGFYGLSTWAIVNGGAGKTAVLNYAMPFWVLLLAWLVLGERLRRLQWLSVVIALAGLLFILMPFSFNDALFSKGLALLSSVSWAVGIIISKRLQQKTSLDLLSYTTWQMLFGCIPLVLITLFISSPPITWSLPFIAALFYSVVPGNAIAWLLWFYALSRLSAGSAGLGTLATPVAGVLAAWIQLGEQPTLFEAAGMVLIVCALGVNTMQALKDRGDEGRRTRGRKTKDVGRKTRDEERGARDESEVGRQKKDEAEVEKEIKMG from the coding sequence ATGCTAAAAAAATATTTTGATTCAGCAATACAGCGTCTGTCTCCCCAGGGGAGGGCGGTACTGGCGCTTATCGCACTTGTCTTTCTCTGGGGCTATAACTGGGTCGTCATGAAGGTGGCCGTTCAGTATGCGGCCCCTTTCGACTATGCGGCATTGCGGCTTTTTCTGGGAGGGATCTGTCTCCTGGCGGTGCTTGTCTGGCTGGGAAAGCCGATTCTGCCCAAGGAAATTCCGGGAACATTTCTCTCGGGCTCGCTCCAGTTAGGCGGGTTTTACGGGCTCTCAACCTGGGCCATTGTGAACGGCGGCGCCGGTAAAACAGCGGTCTTAAACTACGCCATGCCGTTCTGGGTCCTGCTGCTGGCCTGGCTGGTCTTGGGGGAACGCTTGCGAAGATTGCAGTGGCTGAGCGTTGTCATTGCTTTGGCGGGGCTGCTGTTTATCCTCATGCCCTTCAGCTTCAACGACGCCCTGTTCAGCAAGGGACTGGCCCTTCTGTCCAGCGTGTCCTGGGCCGTGGGCATCATCATCTCAAAAAGGCTCCAGCAAAAAACCTCTCTGGACCTGCTCTCCTATACAACCTGGCAGATGCTGTTCGGCTGTATTCCGCTTGTCTTGATTACCCTTTTTATTTCTTCACCGCCCATTACCTGGTCCCTTCCGTTCATAGCCGCCCTTTTTTACAGTGTTGTCCCGGGAAACGCCATCGCATGGCTGCTCTGGTTTTATGCCTTAAGCCGCCTTTCCGCCGGTTCGGCCGGTCTGGGAACGCTCGCCACGCCGGTGGCGGGGGTGCTCGCCGCCTGGATTCAACTCGGGGAACAGCCCACCCTTTTTGAGGCAGCCGGCATGGTATTGATTGTCTGCGCCCTGGGAGTCAATACGATGCAGGCTTTAAAAGATAGAGGTGATGAGGGACGAAGGACGAGGGGACGAAAGACGAAGGACGTGGGGCGAAAGACGCGTGACGAAGAACGAGGGGCGAGGGACGAGAGTGAGGTGGGAAGGCAAAAAAAGGACGAGGCTGAGGTTGAGAAAGAGATTAAAATGGGATAG
- a CDS encoding glycerol-3-phosphate dehydrogenase/oxidase yields MNREEMLARIADASQAWDFVVIGDGATGAGTAVEAASRGYQVALLEQNDFSAGTSSRSTKLIHGGVRYLQQGNVSLVLEALRERGILRCNAPHLVHDLPFIVPTYDWWEGPFYGVGLKLYDMLAGKEGFGPSQILSVEKTVEKIPTVETEGLLGGVIYHDGQFDDSRLVINLVQTAAEQGAALINYIQVVGLKKKNGLVCDVIARDIETGREYELKSRAVINATGVFSDGVRQLDDPQSPPIIQPSQGVHIVLDKAFLPGDTAIMVPHTDDGRVLFAIPWHDRVVVGTTDTPVDDISLEPLALKAEIDFLLSHAARYLTKDPASADVLSVFAGLRPLVGSAESLNTATISREHTLSISRTGLVTIAGGKWTTYRKMAEETLDQAVAVARLKPQPSVSETLQIHGYHHHAERFGSLKDYGSDALEIEKLAKSDARLKKTLPGGFVLGAEVVWAVRHEMARTVEDFLARRRRTLFLDARAAMAMAPETASLMAAELNQGADWQKAQVESFRKKAQNYLVA; encoded by the coding sequence ATGAATCGGGAAGAAATGCTTGCAAGAATTGCCGACGCCTCACAAGCGTGGGATTTTGTCGTTATCGGCGACGGGGCCACCGGGGCTGGTACGGCGGTGGAAGCCGCCTCGCGCGGCTATCAGGTCGCGCTCCTGGAACAGAATGATTTTTCAGCCGGCACGTCCAGCCGGAGCACCAAACTGATCCACGGCGGTGTGCGCTACCTGCAGCAGGGAAACGTGTCCCTTGTTCTGGAGGCCTTAAGGGAACGCGGCATCCTGCGGTGCAACGCACCCCACCTGGTGCACGATTTGCCGTTTATCGTTCCCACCTATGACTGGTGGGAAGGGCCGTTTTACGGGGTCGGATTAAAACTTTACGACATGCTGGCGGGCAAAGAGGGCTTCGGTCCGTCCCAGATTCTGTCGGTGGAGAAAACCGTTGAGAAGATACCGACCGTCGAAACCGAGGGACTGCTGGGCGGGGTCATCTATCACGATGGGCAATTCGACGATTCGCGCCTGGTCATCAACCTGGTCCAAACGGCGGCCGAACAGGGCGCTGCCCTGATCAACTACATCCAGGTCGTTGGTCTAAAAAAAAAGAACGGGCTGGTCTGCGACGTAATCGCCCGGGATATTGAAACCGGCCGGGAATACGAACTGAAAAGCAGGGCCGTCATCAACGCAACGGGCGTCTTCAGCGATGGGGTTCGCCAACTGGATGACCCCCAATCCCCGCCGATCATACAGCCCAGCCAGGGGGTCCATATTGTCCTGGACAAGGCCTTCCTGCCGGGGGACACCGCCATCATGGTGCCCCACACGGATGACGGCCGGGTGCTTTTTGCCATTCCCTGGCACGATCGCGTCGTTGTGGGCACCACCGACACCCCCGTCGATGATATTTCCCTGGAACCGCTGGCGCTTAAAGCGGAGATCGACTTTCTGCTGAGCCATGCCGCCCGCTATCTGACCAAAGACCCTGCGTCCGCTGACGTCCTAAGCGTTTTTGCCGGTTTACGCCCGCTGGTGGGCAGTGCCGAAAGCCTTAACACCGCTACGATATCAAGGGAGCATACCCTGTCGATTTCGCGGACCGGGCTGGTCACCATCGCCGGCGGGAAATGGACCACCTATCGCAAGATGGCGGAAGAGACCCTTGACCAGGCCGTTGCGGTGGCGCGTCTGAAACCCCAGCCCTCGGTGAGTGAAACGTTGCAGATCCACGGCTATCACCACCATGCGGAACGCTTCGGCAGCCTGAAGGACTACGGATCGGACGCCCTTGAAATCGAAAAGCTGGCCAAAAGCGACGCCCGCCTGAAAAAGACCCTGCCGGGCGGTTTCGTGCTTGGTGCGGAAGTCGTCTGGGCGGTGAGGCATGAGATGGCGCGAACGGTGGAAGACTTTCTGGCCCGTCGCCGCCGCACCCTGTTTTTAGATGCCCGTGCCGCCATGGCCATGGCGCCGGAAACGGCCAGCCTGATGGCGGCGGAATTAAACCAAGGGGCGGACTGGCAAAAAGCGCAAGTTGAATCGTTTCGCAAAAAAGCGCAAAACTATCTGGTGGCTTAG
- a CDS encoding DEAD/DEAH box helicase, which translates to MSFDQLGLGIELLGAVKAKGYTAPTPIQARSIPVILGGRDILARAQTGSGKTDAFVLPLVEILSRRNGSGRYPRALVLTPTRELALQVGACIKVYARRVSIRCTVVYGGVRIDPQIDRLRRGIDILVATPGRLLDLAVHGHLNLSRIAFLVFDEADRMLDLGFSAEISEILDLVPAQRRTMLFSATYTQEIRNLAARMLQDPELIEATPHNTAAESIVQKVHLVDRTNKRALLIHLITRGRWRRILVFTRTKHGADKLSEKLAAQGISAAALHGGKGQSLRIRTLEAFKNGEIHTLVATDVAARGLDISSLPYVVNYDMPGIPEDYVHRIGRAGRGGVNGISVSLVSHDERRYLQAIEKLLKQKIPVEKVDGYTVDSDVPDFVLFRPNSPSSEKKADRAIKEMVARRNSAKQRSKIRKAKPKGSGKSPGAESISRSGGRSEKAGKKPSRSGARAPRSSNQSKPRGRR; encoded by the coding sequence ATGTCATTTGATCAACTTGGCCTTGGGATCGAACTGCTTGGCGCCGTTAAAGCCAAGGGTTACACCGCTCCTACCCCCATTCAGGCCAGGTCCATTCCCGTTATCCTTGGCGGAAGAGATATCCTTGCCCGCGCCCAGACCGGTTCGGGAAAGACAGACGCGTTTGTACTCCCTTTGGTGGAAATCCTGAGCCGCCGGAACGGCAGCGGGCGCTACCCCCGGGCACTTGTTCTGACCCCCACGCGGGAACTGGCGCTTCAGGTGGGAGCGTGCATCAAGGTCTATGCAAGGAGGGTTTCCATTCGATGCACCGTGGTTTACGGCGGGGTTCGCATCGACCCCCAGATCGATCGGCTGAGGCGCGGCATCGATATTCTTGTGGCCACACCGGGCCGCCTGCTGGATCTTGCCGTCCATGGGCATTTGAATCTTTCCCGGATAGCGTTTCTGGTTTTTGACGAGGCGGACAGAATGCTGGACCTTGGATTCAGTGCGGAGATTTCCGAGATCCTCGATCTCGTTCCAGCCCAACGCAGGACCATGCTGTTCTCCGCCACCTACACCCAAGAGATCCGGAACCTTGCCGCCAGAATGCTGCAGGATCCGGAACTTATCGAGGCGACGCCCCACAATACGGCGGCGGAATCAATAGTCCAGAAGGTTCACCTGGTGGACCGGACAAACAAGCGGGCGCTTCTCATCCACCTGATCACCCGGGGACGCTGGCGCCGGATACTGGTCTTTACCCGCACAAAACACGGGGCCGACAAGCTCTCGGAGAAGCTTGCCGCACAAGGCATCAGTGCTGCGGCGCTGCATGGCGGCAAAGGCCAGTCTCTGCGGATACGGACCCTCGAAGCATTCAAGAACGGTGAGATCCACACCCTCGTGGCAACGGATGTGGCCGCAAGGGGGCTGGACATCAGCAGTCTTCCTTATGTGGTCAATTACGATATGCCGGGCATCCCCGAGGATTATGTTCACCGCATCGGCCGCGCCGGTCGTGGGGGTGTAAACGGCATTTCCGTTTCCCTGGTCAGCCATGATGAAAGGCGCTATCTCCAGGCCATTGAAAAACTGCTGAAGCAGAAGATTCCGGTGGAAAAGGTTGACGGCTATACAGTGGATAGCGACGTTCCCGATTTCGTTCTCTTTCGCCCCAACAGCCCGTCCAGCGAAAAAAAGGCGGACAGGGCCATAAAAGAGATGGTCGCCCGGCGAAATTCTGCAAAACAGCGATCGAAAATCCGTAAAGCCAAACCCAAAGGCTCCGGCAAAAGTCCGGGAGCGGAATCGATATCCCGGTCCGGCGGGAGAAGCGAAAAGGCGGGGAAAAAGCCGAGCCGATCAGGGGCGCGTGCCCCTCGATCTTCTAATCAAAGCAAACCCAGGGGCAGGCGATAG